From a single Lacerta agilis isolate rLacAgi1 chromosome 3, rLacAgi1.pri, whole genome shotgun sequence genomic region:
- the LOC117044587 gene encoding kazal-type serine protease inhibitor domain-containing protein 1-like — protein sequence MKPLVATVFLVALMQLSQSFPAWYHRGWLRLLREGDSCAICNLELCPVPTGCQAGTVLDSCGCCPECGNVEGQICDLDEGSHFYGQCGDNLECRLDVRDIKSGEIPEPQCVCKLQGTVCGPEGKTYENICQFHEAYAGKGINATIKHKGPCKSAPVISLPPRDTQNFTGNDVIFGCEVSAYPMPHLEWKKKGNKMFLPGDDAHISIQARGGPRKYSVSGWLQIQGIKKSDEGVYICQTKNKYGFAYSSARLKVIDGSSLTFQNIPGSWSTSDGTDYGDDFDSAEDEEEAEYESGDYEK from the exons ATGAAACCCCTGGTGGCTACAGTTTTCCTGGTAGCCCTGATGCAACTTTCTCAATCCTTCCCCGCCTGGTACCACAGAGGATGGCTGAGATTGCTAAGGGAAGGGGACAGCTGTGCAATATGCAACCTTGAACTGTGCCCCGTGCCTACGGGCTGCCAAGCAGGGACCGTGTTGGACTCGTGCGGCTGCTGTCCCGAATGCGGGAATGTGGAGGGGCAGATCTGTGACTTGGACGAAGGCAGCCATTTTTACGGGCAATGCGGGGACAACCTGGAGTGCCGTTTGGACGTCCGCGACATCAAGTCTGGAGAAATCCCTGAGCCACAATGTGTCTGCAAGCTGCAGGGGACTGTATGTGGACCTGAAGGGAAGACCTACGAGAACATTTGCCAGTTCCACGAGGCTTATGCAGGAAAGGGGATTAATGCTACCATAAAGCACAAAGGACCGTGCAAATCAG CCCCTGTTATTTCTTTGCCACCTCGAGACACCCAGAATTTCACAGGGAATGACGTCATCTTCGGTTGTGAGGTATCTGCATATCCCATGCCGCACCTTGagtggaagaagaaaggaaataagATGTTTCTGCCAGGAGATGATGCTCATATTTCAATACAG GCAAGAGGTGGACCTCGGAAGTACAGTGTGTCTGGATGGTTACAAATTCAAGGGATCAAGAAATCAGATGAAGGTGTCTACATCtgccaaacaaaaaacaaatatggGTTTGCCTATTCATCAGCAAGGTTGAAAGTTATTGATG GCTCATCATTAACTTTCCAGAATATTCCTGGCAGCTGGAGCACAAGCGATGGCACAGATTATGGAGACGATTTTGATTCTGCTGAAGACGAGGAAGAGGCAGAATATGAATCTGGAGACTATGAAAAATGA